From the genome of Sulfurovum sp. NBC37-1, one region includes:
- a CDS encoding methyltransferase domain-containing protein: MKRKETGISGAIKEFSRFAKVYDRYNIIQSEVANTLVSKLSEKNYGTIIDIGAGSGKVYHSLLSEHISFERFIALDSSLEMLNIHPNEQSVEKICADFNCLETFDPLEKNENTLLLSSSALQWSTDPEATFSKLSQLAPRAYFAIFTSNTFKTLHQCAGIDSPIHNTERLKAVVERYYDAKYELRQYKLHFDSVHEMFRYIKKSGVSGGEKKLGYKETKALMKSYPLDYLEFEVLFVEAKSR; this comes from the coding sequence TTGAAGAGAAAAGAGACAGGGATATCAGGCGCGATCAAAGAGTTTTCGCGTTTTGCCAAAGTGTATGACCGGTACAATATCATACAGTCTGAAGTAGCAAATACTCTTGTCTCAAAACTGTCTGAAAAGAATTATGGAACGATCATCGATATCGGTGCGGGAAGTGGTAAAGTCTACCATAGCCTTCTCTCTGAACATATCTCTTTTGAACGTTTTATTGCACTGGATTCTTCTTTGGAAATGCTAAATATTCATCCGAATGAACAGTCTGTAGAAAAAATCTGTGCAGATTTCAACTGTCTAGAGACCTTTGATCCTTTGGAGAAAAATGAAAATACGCTTCTGCTTTCTTCTTCCGCGCTTCAGTGGAGCACAGATCCAGAAGCTACTTTCTCCAAGCTCTCCCAACTTGCCCCCCGGGCATATTTCGCCATCTTTACCTCCAACACATTCAAGACACTACATCAGTGTGCAGGTATTGATTCACCGATACATAATACGGAACGGCTCAAAGCGGTGGTGGAAAGGTATTATGATGCCAAATATGAACTGCGCCAGTACAAACTGCATTTCGATTCTGTGCATGAGATGTTCCGTTACATCAAAAAAAGCGGTGTCAGCGGGGGAGAAAAGAAATTGGGATACAAAGAGACAAAAGCGCTGATGAAAAGTTATCCGCTGGATTATCTCGAATTTGAAGTCTTGTTTGTAGAAGCGAAAAGTAGGTAA
- a CDS encoding Bax inhibitor-1/YccA family protein — protein MALYDRDYASAQAGVAREEASVSFMKKTYQLLAVSMIAAAAGAYVTMPYAEAIMQFKWFIFGAELLVLFFGLSMTRNKPGLNLAMLFLFTFLTGVSLVPLLASLIGMGNGAVIGNAFLMTSVLFGALSLFAINSKSDYSSWGKPLFITLIIVIIASLVNYFLLQSPMMHIIITAGILLLFSLFTIYDTQNIANGAYDSPVDAAVSLYIDFLNMFVTLLQLLGIFGSDD, from the coding sequence ATGGCTTTATATGACAGAGATTATGCCTCCGCACAAGCTGGAGTTGCACGGGAAGAAGCTTCAGTCAGCTTTATGAAAAAAACGTACCAGCTTCTGGCGGTAAGTATGATAGCGGCGGCAGCCGGTGCATACGTGACGATGCCTTATGCAGAGGCGATTATGCAGTTTAAATGGTTCATCTTCGGTGCGGAACTGCTTGTACTCTTTTTCGGACTGAGTATGACAAGAAACAAACCAGGCCTTAATCTTGCAATGCTCTTCCTCTTTACCTTCCTCACGGGGGTATCTTTGGTGCCGCTTCTGGCTTCACTCATCGGTATGGGCAACGGTGCGGTCATCGGGAATGCATTCCTGATGACATCTGTGCTTTTCGGGGCACTCAGTCTCTTTGCGATTAACAGCAAATCTGACTACTCAAGCTGGGGTAAACCGTTGTTCATTACACTGATCATCGTAATCATTGCGTCACTGGTGAACTACTTCCTCCTTCAGAGCCCTATGATGCACATCATTATCACTGCTGGGATCCTGCTTCTGTTCTCACTGTTCACGATCTATGATACGCAGAACATTGCGAACGGTGCATATGATTCACCGGTCGATGCAGCGGTATCACTTTACATTGACTTCCTTAATATGTTCGTAACACTTTTACAGTTGCTTGGCATTTTCGGGAGTGATGACTAG